A stretch of Brassica napus cultivar Da-Ae chromosome C6, Da-Ae, whole genome shotgun sequence DNA encodes these proteins:
- the LOC106384752 gene encoding uncharacterized protein LOC106384752 encodes MPVELLVLQPGREHLRVLHPYPQGYTTWLNKSNNGISRSINQMMYSMLHKGYPTYSVMLNDERDLWFHNFTQHLIWESGLTETVRQAFHEKTADSYTKQIYEWKQLWLKGKTPKYINPTVWLELQEHWVDQETIEKSIKNSANRKSDSGGKGVYVHNLGACNMSSKENQLVEANAGNHVDHLDVMKEAYTNKKTGKFRISSSEMS; translated from the exons ATGCCGGTAGAGCTCCTTGTTCTCCAACccggtcgagagcatctccgtGTGCTCCATCCGTATCCACAAGGATACACAACTTg GCTCAACAAGTCGAACAATGGCATTAGCAGGAGCATTAACCAGATGATGTATTCCATGCTCCACAAAGGATATCCGACCTACAGTGTGATGCTTAACGACGAGCGCGATTTGTGGTTCCATAACTTTAcg CAACACTTAATTTGGGAGTCAGGCCTCACGGAAACCGTCCGTCAAGCCTTCCATGAAAAGACGGCAgactcttatacgaagcagatATATGAGTGGAAGCAGCTATGGCTCAAGGGGAAGACACCAAAATACATCAACCCAACGGTTTGGCTAGAGTTGCAGGAGCATTGGGTGGACCAGGAGACTATAgagaaatcaatcaaaaactcaGCCAACCGCAAGAGCGATAGTGGCGGGAAAGGTGTTTATGTCCACAACCTCGGTGCTTGCAATATGTCTTCTAAGGAAAATCAACTT GTTGAAGCAAATGCGGGTAATCACGTTGATCATCTCGATGTCATGAAAGAGGCGTACACTAACAAGAAGACGGGGAAATTCAGAATCTCGTCATCAGAGATGTCGTAA